The Euphorbia lathyris chromosome 2, ddEupLath1.1, whole genome shotgun sequence genome includes a window with the following:
- the LOC136218399 gene encoding thiamine pyrophosphokinase 1 isoform X1 — MEVMTHSSTFLLPKISGDHLPSLSYALVLLNQRLPTFAPLIWKHAQLRICADGGANRVYDEMPLLFPREDALDVRHRYKPDVIKGDMDSIRREVLDFYVSLGTKVVDESHDQDTTDLHKCVVYIRDSTPDIDKSKLCILVAGALGGRFDHEAGNINVLCRFSSIRIILISDDCLIYLLPSSHYHEIYIQSSYEGPHCGLVPIGMPSGSTTTKGLKWDLNGTEMRFGGLISTSNIVKEEKVTVQSSSDLLWTISIRKKE; from the exons ATGGAGGTTATGACCCATTCTTCAACGTTCCTTCTCCCCAAGATCTCCGGCGACCACCTCCCTTCACTTTCTTACGCCCTTGTTCTCCTTAACCAACGGCTCCCTACCTTCGCTCCTCTTATCTGGAAGCACG CACAACTACGCATCTGTGCAGATGGCGGCGCCAATCGTGTGTACGATGAGATGCCTCTTTTATTTCCTCGCGAAGACGCTCTTGATGTTCGACACAG GTACAAGCCAGATGTAATCAAGGGAGACATGGATTCAATCAGAAGAGAAGTGTTGGACTTCTATGTCAGCCTG GGAACAAAGGTGGTTGATGAATCTCATGATCAGGATACAACTGATCTACACAAGTGCGTTGTATATATCCGTGACTCCACTCCAGACATAGATAAGTCTAAA CTCTGCATTCTCGTTGCTGGAGCACTTGGGGGGCGATTTGACCATGAGGCTGGAAATATTAATGTTCTGTGTCGGTTCTCAAGCATTAGAATAATTCTCATCTCTGATGATTGCCTTATCTACCTCCTTCCATCTAGTCACTATCATGAAATTTATATACAATCTTCGTATGAGGGCCCACATTGCGGACTGGTTCCCATTGGTATGCCATCGGGGAGTACCACGACCAAAGGGCTGAAGTGGGATCTTA ATGGCACAGAGATGAGGTTTGGTGGTCTAATAAGCACATCAAACATAGTAAAAGAAGAAAAGGTAACAGTGCAATCTAGTTCGGATCTTCTTTGGACTATTTCCATTAGGAAGAAGGAATAA
- the LOC136218399 gene encoding thiamine pyrophosphokinase 1 isoform X2 — translation MPLLFPREDALDVRHRYKPDVIKGDMDSIRREVLDFYVSLGTKVVDESHDQDTTDLHKCVVYIRDSTPDIDKSKLCILVAGALGGRFDHEAGNINVLCRFSSIRIILISDDCLIYLLPSSHYHEIYIQSSYEGPHCGLVPIGMPSGSTTTKGLKWDLNGTEMRFGGLISTSNIVKEEKVTVQSSSDLLWTISIRKKE, via the exons ATGCCTCTTTTATTTCCTCGCGAAGACGCTCTTGATGTTCGACACAG GTACAAGCCAGATGTAATCAAGGGAGACATGGATTCAATCAGAAGAGAAGTGTTGGACTTCTATGTCAGCCTG GGAACAAAGGTGGTTGATGAATCTCATGATCAGGATACAACTGATCTACACAAGTGCGTTGTATATATCCGTGACTCCACTCCAGACATAGATAAGTCTAAA CTCTGCATTCTCGTTGCTGGAGCACTTGGGGGGCGATTTGACCATGAGGCTGGAAATATTAATGTTCTGTGTCGGTTCTCAAGCATTAGAATAATTCTCATCTCTGATGATTGCCTTATCTACCTCCTTCCATCTAGTCACTATCATGAAATTTATATACAATCTTCGTATGAGGGCCCACATTGCGGACTGGTTCCCATTGGTATGCCATCGGGGAGTACCACGACCAAAGGGCTGAAGTGGGATCTTA ATGGCACAGAGATGAGGTTTGGTGGTCTAATAAGCACATCAAACATAGTAAAAGAAGAAAAGGTAACAGTGCAATCTAGTTCGGATCTTCTTTGGACTATTTCCATTAGGAAGAAGGAATAA